The DNA segment AGTAAAAGTACCGGATCGAGTAGACAGCGAAATTACTCTGCGTTCTCCCGTACCCGACACTGCACCAGCATTTGTGCGGGAAGTTCTCGGCAAGATGATTGCCAAATGCGGCGACAATTTGCCAGTTAGCGCTATGCCAATTGACGGTACTTATCCCAGCGGTACATCGAAATGGGAAAAACGCAACATTGCCCAAGAAATTCCGGTTTGGGATGCCGATATTTGCGTGCAGTGCGGTAAGTGCGTGATGGTATGTCCCCACAGCGTAATTCGCAGTAAAGTTTACGAAGCGGGAGAACTAGAAACGGCACCGGAAAGCTTCAAGAGTACCGATGCGAGAGACCGTGATTGGACGGGATTAAAATTCACCATTCAAGTAGCAGCCGAAGATTGCACCGGTTGCGGTGTTTGCGTTGATGTTTGTCCGGCGAAGAATAAATCTCAACCGAAACTGAAAGCGATTAATATGGCACCGCAATTGCCATTACGCGACCAAGAACGGGAAAATTGGGATTTTTTCCTCAGCTTACCAAATCCCGATCGCCGCAATTTGAAGTTGACCAAAATCGGTCAGCAACAAATGCAAGAACCTTTGTTTGAATTTTCCGGCGCTTGCGGTGGCTGTGGTGAAACGCCTTATCTAAAATTAGTCAGTCAGTTATTTGGCGATCGCATGGTAGTTGCCAACGCCACCGGATGTTCATCTATCTACGGTGGTAACTTACCGACAACTCCTTGGAGTCACAACGGCGAAGGGCGCGGCCCAGCTTGGTCGAATTCCCTATTTGAAGATAACGCTGAATTCGGTTTAGGTTTCCGCGTTTCCCTGGATAAACAAGCTCAATTTGCCGTTGAACTGCTATCTCAATTGTCAACAGAAATTGGCGAATCACTGGTTACCAGTATCCTAAATGCCGAACAAAAAGACGAATCTGATATTTGGGAACAACGCGATCGCATCGCCTCCTTAAAACAACGCCTTAACGAACTGCTAAATAGCGACTTGGATAATACTTTGAAATCCAAAGTTCGCCAACTCAAAGTATTAGCAGATTATCTAGTCAAAAAGAGCGTTTGGATTATCGGCGGTGACGGTTGGGCTTACGATATCGGTTATGGCGGACTCGATCACGTAATCGCCAGCGGTCGCAACGTTAACATCCTCGTTTTAGATACTGGTGTTTATTCCAACACTGGCGGTCAAATGTCCAAAGCCACCCCACGGGGCGCAGTTGCCAAATTTGCCGCCGCTGGTAAGCCTGCTGCCAAGAAAGACCTCGGTCTGATGGCGATGACTTACGGGAACGTCTATGTAGCAACTGTCGCAATGGGTGCTAGAGACGAACACACCCTGAAAGCCTTTTTGGAAGCCGAAGCTTACAACGGCCCATCGTTGATTATTGCCTACTCCCACTGCATCGCCCACGGCATCAACATGACCACCGGAATGCAGCAACAAAAAGCCGCCGTTGAGTCTGGTAGCTGGTTACTGTATCGCTATAACCCAGATTTGGTAAGTCACGGTAAGAATCCCCTGCAACTAGATAGCCGCACGCCCAAAATGCCTCTTGAACAATATATGTATGCAGAAAATCGCTTCAAGATGCTGACATTAAGCAAACCAGAAGAAGCAAAACGCTTACTCAAAGAAGCAGAACAAGACGTGCATACTCGTTGGGCAATGTATCAATATCTAGCCGCACGACAACCCCAAACAACTAACGGTCATCACGGTCATAACGGTCACGACAAAGAAATAGTTGAAACAGGTAAGGAGGAAGAGAAAAAAGCAGTTACTAAATAGGTAGTAGGTAGTAGGTAGTAGGTAGTAGGTAATAGGTAGTGGGTAGTAGTTAATAGAAACTACCCATTTACCTTTCCCCTTTCCCCTTTCCCTTTAACCATGACAAACCAAACCGTAAAACAAGAAACGCCACCAATAATTCCATCTGGATATCTCAATATAATGGGTTACATCGATGAATCCGAAGTAAATGGCCCTGGCGTTCGCGCCGTTGTTTGGGTACAGGGATGTAAACGAGAATGTCCCGGCTGTTTTAATACTCAATCTTGGCCTTTTGAAATTAATCAATTAATTTCAGTTGAAGAACTAGCCGATCAAATCTTAAGCAATCCCCGCAACGAAGGCGTTACCTTCTCCGGCGGCGAACCATTTTGGCAAGCACCAGCCTTAGCTTTGTTAGCCAAAAAATTAAAAGCTGCTGGTCTTAGTATGATGTCTTTTAGCGGATTTACTTTGAAAGAATTGCAAGGGGAAAATGCACCACCGGGCGCTAAAGATTTATTAACACAACTCGACATCTTAATTGATGGGCCTTACGTGGAATCTTTAGCAATCCATTCCCCTAATTCCCCAGTATCTTCTAAAAATCAAAAAGTTCACGTCTTTAATCCCATTTTTAAAGACAAAATCACTTGGGCTTCCGATCAAATGGAAATTCATATTCTCAAAGATGGCAGCCGAATTTTTACGGGTTTTCGAGGTCAAATGGGTTTAGGTGAAATATGAAATTGCTTGACCATTTTTTGAATTCAAAATTCAAGATTCAAAATGAAGAGAAAAGAAAATTTTGAATTAATTTTGGGTACAAGCCCCCACTAATTGTCTTTAATTTTGAATTGATAATTTTGAATTTTGAATTGATTTGACGTGACCAAGGAGAAACCAGAATGGATTTGACAACAACTTACATGGGATTGACACTGCGATCGCCATTAGTTCCCTCTGCCGCCGCACCCCTGACGGAAAATATTGACAACGTAAAAAGAATGGAAGATGCGGGTGCGGGTGCTGTAGTTTTGCACTCTTTATTTGAAGAACAAATTCGCAAAGAACGTTACGAATTACATCATCACTTGACATACGGTACAGAGAGTTTTCCAGAAGCCCTCACTTATTTTCCCGAACCTGAAATCTTTCACGTTGGTACGGAAGAATATTTAAATCATATCCGCAGAGCTAAAGAAATGGTAAATATTCCCATCTTCGCCAGCTTAAACGGTACGACAGTTGGCGGTTGGATCGAATACGCCAAACAAATGGAACAAGCTGGCGCAGATGGATTGGAATTAAATATTTACAACGTTCCCACCGACATGGAAATGTCTGGCGCACAAGTAGAACAAAACTATATTGACATCGTTTGCGCCGTGCGATCGCAAGTGAAAATTCCCGTCGCCGTCAAGCTAAGTCCTTACTTCAGCAACATGGCAAATATGGCCAAAAGGTTACAAGAATCCGGTGCAAATGCACTAGTTTGTTTTAACCGTTTTTATCAACCAGACATCGATATCGAAGAATTAGAAGTGCGCCCGAATATCATTTTAAGTGCGCCTCAAGATATGCGCTTGCCAATGCGTTGGATCGCCATATTATACGGTCGTCTTAACCTCGATCTAGCAGCAACTAGCGGCGTTCACAAAGGTAACGAAGCAATTAAAATGTTGATGGCTGGTGCTAAGATTTCTCAGATTTGTTCGGTACTGTTAAGACACGGCATCGACCACATTCGCGTTATCGAACGCGAAATGGTTGAATGGATGGAACAAAATGACTATCATTCCGTACAACAAATGATTGGCAGCATGAGTCAAATTAACTGTCCGGATGAGTCAGCATTTGAACGCGCTCAATATCTCAAATCCGTGCAAACTTATCGTCCCCTTCATAGTATATTTTCATCTTGATCGATTGTAGGATGGGTTAGCACAGCGTAACGCATCACAATTCTGAGGACTTCAGTCCTCATTACAAACCGATCGATTAAACTGGTTTGTAGCAATTGTAGGATGCGTTAGCGAAGCGTAACGCATCGCAACCAACTAATTATGGTGCGTTACGGTAAGCCTAACGCACCCTACATATTTTAGACCCTATATTTTTGGTAAAATATGAAATTTATTGACGAATATCGCGACGGCAAACTAGCTCAACAATACGCTCAAGCAATCCGTTCTCTGATTACCAAACCTTGGACGATCATGGAAATTTGCGGTGGGCAAACCCACTCTATAGTTAAATACGGAATAGATGAATTATTACCCAAAGATATTACCTTAATTCACGGCCCTGGTTGCCCGGTTTGCGTGACGCCAATAGAATTGATCGATAAAGCGATCGCACTTGCATCCCACCCCAACATTATCTTCTGTTCCTTCGGCGATATGTTGCGCGTACCGGGAACCGAAAAAGACTTACTCGCAGTAAAAGCAACAGGCGGCGATATCCGCATTATTTATTCTCCCTTAGACTGCCTCAAAATAGCTCAAGAAAACCTCAATAAACAAATAGTATTCTTCGGAGTTGGTTTTGAAACCACCGCACCAGCCACCGCAATGGCAGTTTATCAAGCACGCCAATTAAATATTAAAAACTTTTCCATGCTGGTGTCTCACGTCCTCGTTCCTCCCGCAATGGAAGCACTGCTTTCCTCACCCAATTGTCGCGTACAAGGATTTCTCGCCGCCGGTCACGTTTGCACCGTCATGGGATACACCGAATACGAACCAATTAGCCAAAAATATCGCGTTCCCATTGTCGTCACCGGTTTTGAACCAGTTGATGTTTTACAAGGCATTTATATGTGCCTCAAACAATTAGAAGAAAACCGCGCCGAAGTCGAAAATCAGTATAGCCGTTCCGTTCGTCGCAGCGGAAACGAAAAAGCCATTCAAATAATTCAAGAAGTATTTGAAATCGTACCGAGAGAGTGGCGAGGAATCGGTGAAATTCCCCAAAGTGGTTTTGGTTTAAGAGAAAAATATGCTGAATTTGATGCTTCTATTCGATTTGCATCAGAATTGAAAGGACTAAAGTCCTTACTACAAACAGAATGTATTAGCGGTTTAATCATGCAAGGAATCAACAAACCTCATGAATGTCCGGCATTTGGTACTCGTTGCACCCCAGAACATCCGCTAGGTGCGCCGATGGTTTCCTCAGAGGGTGCTTGCGCCGCATATTATCGTTATCGACAGCAATCAAACTTACAGCAAATTCCAGTTGCGTGAACTACAGGATAGAAACCCAGTTTCTTGAAGAAACCTGGTTTGGAGTTTACCACATTTACCTGGAAAGTATTCTAAGTAAAGTCAGTACTTAAACCCCACTCAAAAATATCTCATCTGCATCTGTGTTTATCTGTGTTTATCTGTGGATATCTGTGGTAAAAAAATACCCCATCCATAACAAATCAATCAAATACACTTTAGGAGTCATTACCAAATGAGTAAAACATTTCTCATTCTGGGTGGTTACGGTAACACCGGAAAACTAATTGCTGATTTACTCCTCAAAGAAACCGAAGTTCAGTTGATTTTAGCAGGTAGAAACTTAGCCAAAGCCAAATTTCTCGCCAACAAATTAAACCATCAATTCAATAGCGATCGCGTTTTTGCCATACAAGTTGATGCAGCAGACGCAAACAACTTGAAAAACGCTTTTGCAAAAACTGATTTTGTGATTGTTGCTTCTAGTACTTCCGAATATGTAAAAAATGTAGCAGAAGCAGCCATTCATCACCAAATAGATTATCTAGACATTCAAGTTTCTGCTAGCAAACACGATATTCTCAAATCTTTGCAAGACGATATCGTACAAGCTAACTGTTGTTTTATCACCGATGGTGGTTTTCATCCAGGTCTTGCCTCCGTTTTAGTGCGTTATGCCGTTCCCTACTTCGACACTTTGGAAACAGCTAATTTGGCAGGCTTAATTAGAGAAAACTGGCAGCAACTATCTTTTTCAGACGCTACTTGGCCAGAATTTTTGTCAGAATTAAAGCATTTTCCCACTATATTTTTTCAAAATGGAGACTGGCAAAACATTGGTTGGCAAACAAAAATTTTTGATTTTGGGACGGAATTTGGTAAACAACCTTGTTTTCCAATGCTTTTAGAAGAAATGCGTTTTCTGCCAGCAGAAATTAGCTCGCTGAAAGAGATGGGATTTTACATAGCTGGATTTAATTGGTTTGTGGACTATGTAGTTTTTTCGCTGGCTATACCTGCTTTAAATATTTGGCCCAAAACTGCGATCGGCCCGATCGCAAAAATGATGGTTTGGGGATTAAACACTTTTAGCCAACCCCCTTATCGCACGATTTTATTACTAGAAGCAAGCGGTTGGAAAAACGAACAATTTAAAACCATGCGCGTTCAACTAGAACATCAAAATGGTTATTTATTGACCGCTATTCCTGTGGTTGCTTGCCTGCTGCAATATCTAGATGGTTCGATTAAAAAACCCGGTCTTTGGTGGCAAGGAAATATAGTAGAACCAAATCAAATGTTAGAAGATATCCGAAGATTGGGAGTTAATGTAGAAATCAAAAAGTAATCGTCTAAGTTTGGATATTAATTTTTCAGTAATGTAACACACAATACTCACATTTATTGGCAAAATAGTGTTTTAATCAAAAGAGCTATCCAGTAACGGATTATCGCACGCAAACTTTCTCAAGGTTGATCGAAATGCCTTTTGCACTGCCAAATCAGTATAATTTCTTGCCCCGCTTCTATCGATTATCTTCTGTCAGCGTACTTTCCAATATGATGGTGCCGCTAGCTGGTTTGGTTGATACGGCTTTCTTGGGGCATTTAGCAGACATCCGACATTTAGCTGGCGTCATCCTAGCTTCGATTTTATTTGATTATATGTATAGGGTACTCAAATTTTTGCGATCGAGTACCAATGCTATTACAGCACAAGCTGCTGGACTCAATGACCAAAAAGCCGTCTTACTAGCAGGATTGCGGAGCGGTTTAATAGCATTAATTCTCGGCTTAATATTCCTATTATTGCAATACCCTTTGCAAAAAATTGGATTTGCTATATTAAGCGGTTCTCCCAACGTGGAAGCTTCCGGAGTTGACTATTTCTACGGGCGAATTTGGGGCGCACCAGCAGTTTTACTTAACTTCGTTCTGATTGGTTGGTTTTTAGGACGAGAAAAGAATATTATAGTACTGCTAATTGCCATCATGGGAAATGGTTCCAACGTCTTATTAGACTACCTGATGATTTTCAAATGGGGTTGGGCAAGTGCAGGCGCGGGATTAGCTACCGCCGCCAGCCAGTATTTAGCCTTATTAGTTGGCTTAATTGGAGTATGCTTCACTATTGAATGGAAGGAACTGCCAACCGCTTTACAAGAAGTATTTGAGTGGGCAGCATTGAAAGAGACGATTGCACTTAAATGGAACATATTAATCAGATTTTTAGTGCTAATTACCACATACTCAATCTTTACAAATCTAAGTTCTGTAATGGGAACAACCACACTTGCCCAAAACGGTTTGCTGCTGCAAATTGCATTATTAAGTCAGTTTACTATTCAGGGCGTCGGCATGACCACCCAAACCCTGACCGGAAATTTTAAAACTAGTGGATCTAAAGAAAATATAGTTCCGCTACTGATCGTTTCTATCCTTACCACTTTACCAATTGCTTTCATATTTGCTGCTGCTTCAATATTTTTCCCAGACACCATATTTGGAATATTAACAAATCATGCTGAAGTTAACGAACAGATCGTTAACTATACGTTTTGGCTATTACCTTTACTAGAAATAACTGCTGTTGCTTTCATGCTAGAAGGGTATTTTATTGGCTTAAAGGAGGGTAAAACCTTGCGAAATACGGTTTTAATTGCCTTTGTATTAGGGTTTATTCCTTTAGCAACTTCTGCTTGGTATTTTCACAATAATCATATTCTGTGGTTAGCACTTGTCGGGTACGTAACAACAATTACTATTGGTTTGGGAGTGCAATTACCCAGAACATTGAGTTATGGTTTCAGTTACCAACCCAAATCAGAATCTTTTAGTAATTGAAGCAGAAGCCAGAAGTCAGAATTCAGGATTCAGAATCAAGATTTTTACTTTAGTGGAGACTTGAACCCGCTTATTAATATTGAGACCTGATTTCTGGCTCCTGAATTATTTCGTGCTTAAGTAAATTGGCAAGTATTAGCTTGTTGTTTAGGTTATTGATTCAGAGAGAAAATAATTA comes from the Leptolyngbyaceae cyanobacterium genome and includes:
- a CDS encoding 4Fe-4S single cluster domain-containing protein, with the protein product MTNQTVKQETPPIIPSGYLNIMGYIDESEVNGPGVRAVVWVQGCKRECPGCFNTQSWPFEINQLISVEELADQILSNPRNEGVTFSGGEPFWQAPALALLAKKLKAAGLSMMSFSGFTLKELQGENAPPGAKDLLTQLDILIDGPYVESLAIHSPNSPVSSKNQKVHVFNPIFKDKITWASDQMEIHILKDGSRIFTGFRGQMGLGEI
- a CDS encoding dihydroorotate dehydrogenase-like protein, with protein sequence MDLTTTYMGLTLRSPLVPSAAAPLTENIDNVKRMEDAGAGAVVLHSLFEEQIRKERYELHHHLTYGTESFPEALTYFPEPEIFHVGTEEYLNHIRRAKEMVNIPIFASLNGTTVGGWIEYAKQMEQAGADGLELNIYNVPTDMEMSGAQVEQNYIDIVCAVRSQVKIPVAVKLSPYFSNMANMAKRLQESGANALVCFNRFYQPDIDIEELEVRPNIILSAPQDMRLPMRWIAILYGRLNLDLAATSGVHKGNEAIKMLMAGAKISQICSVLLRHGIDHIRVIEREMVEWMEQNDYHSVQQMIGSMSQINCPDESAFERAQYLKSVQTYRPLHSIFSS
- the hypD gene encoding hydrogenase formation protein HypD, whose amino-acid sequence is MKFIDEYRDGKLAQQYAQAIRSLITKPWTIMEICGGQTHSIVKYGIDELLPKDITLIHGPGCPVCVTPIELIDKAIALASHPNIIFCSFGDMLRVPGTEKDLLAVKATGGDIRIIYSPLDCLKIAQENLNKQIVFFGVGFETTAPATAMAVYQARQLNIKNFSMLVSHVLVPPAMEALLSSPNCRVQGFLAAGHVCTVMGYTEYEPISQKYRVPIVVTGFEPVDVLQGIYMCLKQLEENRAEVENQYSRSVRRSGNEKAIQIIQEVFEIVPREWRGIGEIPQSGFGLREKYAEFDASIRFASELKGLKSLLQTECISGLIMQGINKPHECPAFGTRCTPEHPLGAPMVSSEGACAAYYRYRQQSNLQQIPVA
- a CDS encoding saccharopine dehydrogenase NADP-binding domain-containing protein is translated as MSKTFLILGGYGNTGKLIADLLLKETEVQLILAGRNLAKAKFLANKLNHQFNSDRVFAIQVDAADANNLKNAFAKTDFVIVASSTSEYVKNVAEAAIHHQIDYLDIQVSASKHDILKSLQDDIVQANCCFITDGGFHPGLASVLVRYAVPYFDTLETANLAGLIRENWQQLSFSDATWPEFLSELKHFPTIFFQNGDWQNIGWQTKIFDFGTEFGKQPCFPMLLEEMRFLPAEISSLKEMGFYIAGFNWFVDYVVFSLAIPALNIWPKTAIGPIAKMMVWGLNTFSQPPYRTILLLEASGWKNEQFKTMRVQLEHQNGYLLTAIPVVACLLQYLDGSIKKPGLWWQGNIVEPNQMLEDIRRLGVNVEIKK
- the gntT gene encoding guanitoxin biosynthesis MATE family efflux transporter GntT — protein: MPFALPNQYNFLPRFYRLSSVSVLSNMMVPLAGLVDTAFLGHLADIRHLAGVILASILFDYMYRVLKFLRSSTNAITAQAAGLNDQKAVLLAGLRSGLIALILGLIFLLLQYPLQKIGFAILSGSPNVEASGVDYFYGRIWGAPAVLLNFVLIGWFLGREKNIIVLLIAIMGNGSNVLLDYLMIFKWGWASAGAGLATAASQYLALLVGLIGVCFTIEWKELPTALQEVFEWAALKETIALKWNILIRFLVLITTYSIFTNLSSVMGTTTLAQNGLLLQIALLSQFTIQGVGMTTQTLTGNFKTSGSKENIVPLLIVSILTTLPIAFIFAAASIFFPDTIFGILTNHAEVNEQIVNYTFWLLPLLEITAVAFMLEGYFIGLKEGKTLRNTVLIAFVLGFIPLATSAWYFHNNHILWLALVGYVTTITIGLGVQLPRTLSYGFSYQPKSESFSN